The proteins below come from a single Lineus longissimus chromosome 5, tnLinLong1.2, whole genome shotgun sequence genomic window:
- the LOC135488268 gene encoding CUB and sushi domain-containing protein 3-like isoform X2 produces MVKYSRLGVFILILIQISGCLLQDLGDDDFGSLEDGGGDDLVEKPLGKCPPVPSPPHAVLVSTPKDTSISSTVKMKCGRGYRKIGGSTTRACQPTLKWGGKDIICKALECKNLVIKNAVANTTARTFGTVVGFSCRNGTSRPSAEGDAARRCRANQLWSGNDITCLPPKCPKLELPQSTIASTKKRSVGVVVKLSCARGMVNVTGDQQVTCGEDQKWKGKTLKCQTPQCKPLKVVSHGTKDKENRNAGAVVKLTCKKGYKGSGNDITLCDKKTLNWTKSNFKCIRSEKSKKKSRKHKTGKHKTRKGRKGRKGKEKKPRCSTFTGATLHGVRSSGSRHRALTMQCYSGWVRSSGEKKIFCKKQGDELRVWSGEPLVCKPGGDVAKGKPMYQSSNTGPLAKYNGCFITTGKDAPWWYVDLKVEYPIARITLYKYSHGKINRKLARSLKDFTISVTNTIPGKGTYKANKKEVCLHVRKSNRRSMVSYKCKSVKVGRYLVISMEKKFKLGICTIRVWPKRSIATLKHASQSSTFGNYSARLAIDGNLASDPESNSCSLTSYQNNPWWVVDLKGRKIVSRVILYHKSDRTVTEQLANFSLSVTGRKPSGEAYMPAEKEVCYTQKEVVVLGSVTSIRCKSPKKGRFIVVSRAGVGVMSLCEVLVY; encoded by the exons ATGGTGAAGTACAGTCGACTGGGTGTATTTATCTTGATCCTCATTCAG ATATCTGGATGTCTCCTCCAGGATTTGGGAGACGATGATTTTGGGAGTCTGGAGGATGGTGGAGGTGATGATTTAGTGGAAA AACCTCTTGGTAAATGCCCGCCCGTCCCATCTCCACCCCATGCAGTCTTGGTCTCCACTCCCAAGGACACTAGCATCAGTTCAACGGTGAAGATGAAGTGCGGACGAGGTTATAGGAAGATCGGAGGCAGCACTACCAGGGCATGTCAACCAACACTGAAATGGGGCGGCAAGGACATCATTTGCAAAG CTCTTGAATGTAAAAACCTGGTGATCAAGAATGCGGTTGCGAACACGACAGCCCGGACATTCGGAACCGTGGTCGGATTCTCCTGTCGTAATGGTACATCTAGACCGTCAGCTGAGGGGGACGCCGCCAGGAGGTGCCGGGCGAACCAGCTGTGGAGTGGCAACGACATCACCTGTCTTC CACCGAAATGCCCAAAGCTCGAGCTTCCTCAGTCGACAATTGCGAGCACGAAAAAGAGATCTGTAGGAGTGGTAGTGAAACTGAGTTGTGCCCGCGGGATGGTCAACGTCACTGGAGACCAGCAGGTCACCTGCGGTGAAGACCAGAAATGGAAGGGGAAGACGTTGAAATGCCAAA CGCCACAATGTAAGCCATTGAAAGTAGTTTCACATGGCACGAAAGATAAAGAAAACAGAAACGCGGGTGCTGTGGTCAAGTTAACATGCAAGAAAGGTTACAAGGGGAGTGGCAATGATATCACCTTGTGTGACAAAAAGACGTTGAACTGGACCAAATCCAACTTCAAATGTATCA GGAGTGAGAAATCGAAAAAGAAATCTAGAAAACACAAGACTGGAAAACACAAGACTAGAAAAGGAAGGAAAGGaaggaaaggaaaagaaaaaaaacccc GTTGCAGTACTTTCACTGGAGCCACTCTGCACGGTGTTCGGTCTTCGGGAAGCAGACATCGTGCACTGACCATGCAGTGTTATTCCGGATGGGTTAGATCCAGTGGGGAGAAGAAGATCTTCTGCAAAAAACAGGGAGACGAGCTCAGGGTTTGGTCAGGAGAACCATTGGTCTGTAAACCAG GAGGCGATGTAGCTAAAGGAAAGCCAATGTATCAGAGTTCCAATACAGGACCTCTTGCAAAGTATAATGGTTGTTTCATCACGACAGGGAAGGATGCGCCTTGGTGGTACGTCGATTTGAAG GTCGAATATCCAATTGCACGTATCACGCTATACAAATATTCCCATGGTAAAATCAACAGAAAATTGG CAAGATCTTTGAAGGACTTCACAATATCCGTCACCAATACGATACCAGGGAAAGGTACTTACAAGGCGAACAAGAAGGAGGTCTGTCTCCACGTCAGGAAGTCCAACAGAAGGTCAATGGTCTCGTACAAATGCAAATCTGTTAAGGTCGGGCGCTACTTGGTCATCTCCATGGAAAAAAAGTTCAAACTTGGAATCTGTACGATCAGGGTGTGGCCAAAAA GAAGCATCGCCACATTAAAGCATGCGTCACAGAGTAGCACGTTCGGAAATTACAGCGCCAGGCTTGCTATTGATGGGAACCTCGCATCCGACCCAGAATCAAATTCCTGTAGTTTGACTTCGTACCAAAATAATCCCTGGTGGGTTGTGGATCTAAAG GGCCGTAAGATTGTTTCCAGAGTTATCCTTTACCACAAGTCAGATCGTACAGTCA cGGAGCAACTTGCTAACTTCAGTTTGTCGGTGACCGGCAGGAAGCCCTCTGGCGAGGCGTACATGCCTGCCGAGAAAGAGGTCTGCTACACCCAGAAAGAAGTGGTGGTACTAGGCT
- the LOC135488268 gene encoding CUB and sushi domain-containing protein 3-like isoform X1 produces the protein MVKYSRLGVFILILIQISGCLLQDLGDDDFGSLEDGGGDDLVEKPLGKCPPVPSPPHAVLVSTPKDTSISSTVKMKCGRGYRKIGGSTTRACQPTLKWGGKDIICKALECKNLVIKNAVANTTARTFGTVVGFSCRNGTSRPSAEGDAARRCRANQLWSGNDITCLPPKCPKLELPQSTIASTKKRSVGVVVKLSCARGMVNVTGDQQVTCGEDQKWKGKTLKCQTPQCKPLKVVSHGTKDKENRNAGAVVKLTCKKGYKGSGNDITLCDKKTLNWTKSNFKCIRSEKSKKKSRKHKTGKHKTRKGRKGRKGKEKKPRCTSIHPYYAGLRGATLEYKRVKGQTVATMKCYPSYFKSSGQEKRVCRKQGDTMVWSSGPPLTCKAGGDVAKGKPMYQSSNTGPLAKYNGCFITTGKDAPWWYVDLKVEYPIARITLYKYSHGKINRKLARSLKDFTISVTNTIPGKGTYKANKKEVCLHVRKSNRRSMVSYKCKSVKVGRYLVISMEKKFKLGICTIRVWPKRSIATLKHASQSSTFGNYSARLAIDGNLASDPESNSCSLTSYQNNPWWVVDLKGRKIVSRVILYHKSDRTVTEQLANFSLSVTGRKPSGEAYMPAEKEVCYTQKEVVVLGSVTSIRCKSPKKGRFIVVSRAGVGVMSLCEVLVY, from the exons ATGGTGAAGTACAGTCGACTGGGTGTATTTATCTTGATCCTCATTCAG ATATCTGGATGTCTCCTCCAGGATTTGGGAGACGATGATTTTGGGAGTCTGGAGGATGGTGGAGGTGATGATTTAGTGGAAA AACCTCTTGGTAAATGCCCGCCCGTCCCATCTCCACCCCATGCAGTCTTGGTCTCCACTCCCAAGGACACTAGCATCAGTTCAACGGTGAAGATGAAGTGCGGACGAGGTTATAGGAAGATCGGAGGCAGCACTACCAGGGCATGTCAACCAACACTGAAATGGGGCGGCAAGGACATCATTTGCAAAG CTCTTGAATGTAAAAACCTGGTGATCAAGAATGCGGTTGCGAACACGACAGCCCGGACATTCGGAACCGTGGTCGGATTCTCCTGTCGTAATGGTACATCTAGACCGTCAGCTGAGGGGGACGCCGCCAGGAGGTGCCGGGCGAACCAGCTGTGGAGTGGCAACGACATCACCTGTCTTC CACCGAAATGCCCAAAGCTCGAGCTTCCTCAGTCGACAATTGCGAGCACGAAAAAGAGATCTGTAGGAGTGGTAGTGAAACTGAGTTGTGCCCGCGGGATGGTCAACGTCACTGGAGACCAGCAGGTCACCTGCGGTGAAGACCAGAAATGGAAGGGGAAGACGTTGAAATGCCAAA CGCCACAATGTAAGCCATTGAAAGTAGTTTCACATGGCACGAAAGATAAAGAAAACAGAAACGCGGGTGCTGTGGTCAAGTTAACATGCAAGAAAGGTTACAAGGGGAGTGGCAATGATATCACCTTGTGTGACAAAAAGACGTTGAACTGGACCAAATCCAACTTCAAATGTATCA GGAGTGAGAAATCGAAAAAGAAATCTAGAAAACACAAGACTGGAAAACACAAGACTAGAAAAGGAAGGAAAGGaaggaaaggaaaagaaaaaaaacccc GTTGCACTTCAATCCATCCATACTATGCTGGTTTGAGGGGTGCTACCCTTGAGTACAAACGAGTTAAAGGTCAAACTGTTGCCACCATGAAATGTTACCCCAGCTATTTTAAATCAAGCGGACAGGAGAAGCGTGTCTGCCGAAAACAGGGGGATACTATGGTATGGTCGTCGGGCCCACCTTTGACATGTAAAGCAG GAGGCGATGTAGCTAAAGGAAAGCCAATGTATCAGAGTTCCAATACAGGACCTCTTGCAAAGTATAATGGTTGTTTCATCACGACAGGGAAGGATGCGCCTTGGTGGTACGTCGATTTGAAG GTCGAATATCCAATTGCACGTATCACGCTATACAAATATTCCCATGGTAAAATCAACAGAAAATTGG CAAGATCTTTGAAGGACTTCACAATATCCGTCACCAATACGATACCAGGGAAAGGTACTTACAAGGCGAACAAGAAGGAGGTCTGTCTCCACGTCAGGAAGTCCAACAGAAGGTCAATGGTCTCGTACAAATGCAAATCTGTTAAGGTCGGGCGCTACTTGGTCATCTCCATGGAAAAAAAGTTCAAACTTGGAATCTGTACGATCAGGGTGTGGCCAAAAA GAAGCATCGCCACATTAAAGCATGCGTCACAGAGTAGCACGTTCGGAAATTACAGCGCCAGGCTTGCTATTGATGGGAACCTCGCATCCGACCCAGAATCAAATTCCTGTAGTTTGACTTCGTACCAAAATAATCCCTGGTGGGTTGTGGATCTAAAG GGCCGTAAGATTGTTTCCAGAGTTATCCTTTACCACAAGTCAGATCGTACAGTCA cGGAGCAACTTGCTAACTTCAGTTTGTCGGTGACCGGCAGGAAGCCCTCTGGCGAGGCGTACATGCCTGCCGAGAAAGAGGTCTGCTACACCCAGAAAGAAGTGGTGGTACTAGGCT